In a genomic window of Alphaproteobacteria bacterium:
- a CDS encoding UvrD-helicase domain-containing protein translates to MADSAVQTLGSTVSREEDYLAGLNAAQREAVETLDGALLVLAGAGTGKTRVLTTRLAHLLNTGRAYPSQILAVTFTNKAAQEMKERVSAATGGHSLEGWWLGTFHSLAARMLRRHAERIGLSSNFTILDPDDQARLLKPLMEEKGIDTKKWAPKVVMSFIERWKDRAQTPDMINGSEFREVADGKLAELYRNYQGRLKSVNACDFGDLLLHMITILKDPANADILADYHRRFRYILVDEYQDTNVAQYLWLRLLAQGTGNICCVGDDDQSIYAWRGAEVGNILRFEKDFPGARIVRLEQNYRSSNAILKAAGAVIGHNAGRLGKTLWSDKGEGENITVGGLWDSEAEARWVGEQIEQLQHPRGGQAGFSLGQIAVLVRTGFQTREFEERFIKLGLPYRVVGGPRFYERMEIRDALAYFRVTVQPADDLALERIINTPKRGLGDSTVNTLYGHARRHGICLTQAIRDLTQTDEIKPKVRETLGKLMDDFERWRSLIPNMPHAELAAQILDESGYMAMWKTDKSPEAPGRIENLKELIGGMQEYGSLSEFLEHVSLVMENREAGAGDGVTLMTLHGAKGLEFDCVFLAGWEEGLFPSHRTMDESGMKGLEEERRLAYVGLTRARKRVFISHAANRRIYGNWVSAIPSRFIDELPPELTQTVSETGSTQAAGRSRHWDSSGVNPAAVQSGVFGRGVLSSSGTVFIRGDRVFHDKFGYGRVVHIDGHKLDILFDSGGQKRVMDSFLTKV, encoded by the coding sequence ATGGCTGATTCTGCCGTTCAAACGCTCGGCTCTACCGTTTCCCGCGAGGAGGATTATCTCGCGGGTTTGAATGCCGCCCAGAGAGAGGCTGTGGAGACTCTGGACGGGGCGTTGCTGGTTCTTGCCGGGGCGGGGACGGGCAAGACCCGAGTGCTGACCACGCGGCTGGCGCATCTGCTGAATACGGGCCGGGCGTATCCATCGCAGATACTGGCGGTGACTTTTACCAACAAGGCGGCGCAGGAGATGAAGGAGCGGGTGAGCGCGGCTACCGGGGGACATTCGCTTGAGGGCTGGTGGCTGGGGACGTTTCATTCCCTTGCTGCGCGGATGCTGCGGCGTCATGCGGAGCGCATCGGTCTGAGCAGCAATTTTACCATCCTTGACCCGGACGATCAGGCGCGGCTTTTGAAGCCCCTGATGGAAGAAAAAGGGATCGACACCAAGAAGTGGGCACCGAAGGTGGTGATGAGCTTTATCGAGCGCTGGAAGGACCGCGCCCAGACCCCGGATATGATCAATGGTTCCGAGTTCCGGGAGGTTGCTGACGGTAAACTGGCCGAATTGTATCGAAATTACCAGGGGCGGCTGAAGTCTGTGAATGCCTGCGATTTCGGGGATTTGCTTTTGCATATGATCACGATTTTGAAAGATCCTGCGAACGCGGATATTCTGGCCGATTATCACCGCCGGTTCCGGTATATTCTTGTTGATGAGTATCAGGACACGAACGTCGCGCAGTATCTCTGGCTGCGGCTTTTGGCGCAGGGAACGGGGAATATTTGCTGCGTGGGGGATGACGATCAATCAATCTATGCGTGGCGCGGGGCGGAGGTCGGGAACATCCTGCGGTTTGAGAAAGATTTTCCTGGCGCCCGGATTGTGCGGCTGGAGCAGAATTACCGCTCCTCGAACGCTATCCTCAAGGCAGCGGGGGCGGTGATCGGCCACAATGCCGGACGGCTGGGCAAAACGCTGTGGTCGGATAAGGGCGAGGGTGAAAACATTACCGTTGGCGGGTTGTGGGACAGCGAGGCGGAGGCGCGATGGGTTGGTGAGCAGATCGAGCAGCTGCAGCATCCGCGCGGCGGGCAGGCGGGATTTTCCCTCGGGCAAATCGCGGTTCTGGTGCGGACGGGATTCCAGACTCGAGAATTTGAGGAGCGATTCATCAAGCTCGGCCTTCCCTACCGTGTGGTCGGCGGGCCGCGGTTTTATGAGCGGATGGAAATTCGCGACGCTCTGGCCTATTTTCGGGTGACGGTGCAGCCTGCAGACGATCTGGCTCTGGAGCGCATCATTAACACGCCCAAGCGCGGGCTGGGTGACAGTACGGTCAATACGCTTTACGGCCATGCACGGCGGCACGGAATTTGTTTGACTCAGGCGATCAGAGATTTGACGCAAACCGATGAAATCAAACCAAAAGTGCGCGAGACGCTCGGCAAGCTGATGGATGATTTCGAGCGCTGGCGTTCGTTAATCCCAAATATGCCTCATGCCGAACTGGCGGCGCAGATATTGGATGAATCCGGCTATATGGCGATGTGGAAGACGGACAAGTCCCCCGAAGCGCCGGGGCGTATCGAAAACCTCAAGGAGCTGATCGGCGGGATGCAGGAATATGGCTCCTTGTCCGAGTTTCTTGAACACGTCTCGCTGGTGATGGAAAACCGCGAGGCGGGGGCCGGGGACGGGGTGACGCTGATGACCTTGCACGGGGCGAAGGGGCTGGAGTTCGATTGCGTGTTTCTGGCCGGGTGGGAGGAAGGGCTTTTCCCCTCGCACCGCACGATGGATGAAAGCGGGATGAAGGGGCTGGAGGAGGAACGGCGGCTGGCGTATGTCGGGCTGACGCGGGCGCGCAAGCGTGTTTTCATTTCCCATGCCGCCAACCGCAGGATTTACGGGAACTGGGTTTCGGCGATTCCCTCGCGCTTTATCGACGAGCTGCCGCCGGAGTTGACGCAGACGGTGAGCGAGACGGGCAGTACTCAGGCGGCGGGACGATCGCGGCATTGGGATTCCAGCGGGGTCAATCCCGCGGCGGTTCAGTCCGGTGTCTTCGGCCGCGGCGTTCTTTCGAGCAGCGGGACCGTTTTCATCCGCGGGGACCGTGTGTTTCACGACAAGTTCGGCTATGGGCGCGTGGTGCATATCGACGGGCACAAGCTGGATATCCTGTTCGACAGCGGGGGTCAGAAACGGGTCATGGACAGTTTTCTGACGAAGGTCTGA
- a CDS encoding GGDEF domain-containing protein, producing the protein MSYFYPVDKAKDFSAHALRRIAEGDLLPSPEIYELWFVYSSGANPAMNKALDEILAKGEKPTNELCLSIYQQHLRENREDERVRTAGDQIKKTIKQVNTAVGAVREFTSDYNHSLEEVHVKLSEDKTKEEISEILGEVLEDTKVMMDQNNHLEELLQESATTMEKLHRDLEIARREALTDALTGLSNRKAFDQEIQRIAQEAAAKGHETFALLMMDIDHFKSFNDTFGHQVGDQVLRLVARTLKEGIKGRDLAARYGGEEFVIVLPDTKIQSALKVAEYLRVNVAKKEVINRQSGERLARITISVGVAEYVKSEPIENLISRADSALYAAKHNGRNQVAVAPVAMSVQAAKV; encoded by the coding sequence TTGAGTTATTTCTATCCCGTTGACAAGGCTAAGGATTTTTCCGCTCACGCTCTGCGAAGGATTGCGGAGGGCGATTTGCTGCCTTCGCCTGAAATCTACGAATTGTGGTTTGTCTACAGTTCCGGGGCCAATCCCGCGATGAACAAGGCGCTGGACGAGATACTGGCCAAGGGCGAGAAGCCCACCAACGAGTTGTGCCTTTCGATTTACCAGCAACATCTGCGGGAAAACCGCGAGGATGAGCGGGTGCGGACAGCGGGCGACCAGATCAAGAAAACCATCAAGCAGGTCAATACTGCGGTCGGGGCGGTGCGTGAATTTACCAGCGATTACAACCATTCGCTGGAGGAAGTCCATGTCAAGCTGAGTGAGGACAAAACCAAGGAGGAAATCAGCGAGATTCTGGGCGAGGTTCTTGAGGACACCAAGGTGATGATGGACCAGAATAACCATCTTGAGGAACTTCTTCAGGAGTCGGCGACGACGATGGAAAAGCTTCACCGTGATCTTGAAATCGCGCGGCGGGAGGCTTTGACCGATGCCCTGACCGGCCTTTCGAACCGCAAGGCCTTCGATCAGGAGATCCAGAGAATTGCTCAGGAAGCTGCGGCGAAGGGCCATGAAACCTTTGCCCTGCTTATGATGGATATCGACCATTTCAAGAGTTTTAACGATACGTTCGGGCATCAGGTCGGGGATCAGGTTTTGAGGCTCGTGGCCCGAACTCTTAAAGAGGGAATCAAGGGACGTGACCTTGCCGCCCGTTACGGGGGGGAGGAGTTCGTCATCGTTCTGCCGGATACCAAGATTCAGTCGGCGCTTAAGGTTGCGGAATATCTGCGGGTGAACGTCGCCAAGAAGGAAGTGATCAACCGTCAGAGCGGGGAGCGGCTGGCACGGATCACGATTTCTGTAGGTGTGGCAGAATATGTGAAATCAGAGCCGATCGAGAACCTGATTTCCCGCGCCGATTCGGCGCTTTATGCCGCGAAGCATAACGGACGGAACCAGGTTGCGGTCGCTCCTGTTGCGATGAGTGTTCAAGCAGCGAAGGTTTGA
- a CDS encoding YifB family Mg chelatase-like AAA ATPase, with translation MVARVHTVSFQGIEVKPVDVQVQISNGLPAFTIVGLPDKAVAESRERVRAALHALGLSLPPKRLTVNLAPADLMKEGSHFDLPIALGLLAAMGVIPKDELEGFVVLGELSLDAGIRRVSGVLPAAMHANENDRNLICPQECGGEAAWAGTIDILAPANLLQLVNHIKGTQVMSKPEAKLRDEAAFRAPDLSEVRGQETAKRAVEIAAAGGHNLLMIGPPGSGKSMLASCLPGILPKLSPREALEVSMIHSLAGALPAGGLLQHRPFRNPHHSASQPALIGGGHKVKPGEISLAHHGVLFLDELPEFARGTLEALRQPMETGDALVARANAHIRYPARFQLIGAMNPCRCGYLGDPSQECTKAPRCGSDYQGRLSGPLLDRIDLHVDVAAVSALDLQAPGSGEESAVVAGRVLAARAIQKARYEGFSAEIPGEINAVASGKVLESVAPLAEDAKALMNQAVERGKLSARAYYRILRVARTIADLAGGGDILGRAAVAEALSYRRIFLNSL, from the coding sequence GGCGGAATCGCGGGAGCGGGTGCGTGCAGCACTCCATGCCTTGGGTTTGTCCCTGCCGCCGAAACGCCTGACCGTCAATCTTGCGCCTGCGGACCTGATGAAGGAAGGGAGTCATTTCGACCTGCCGATTGCGCTTGGCCTGCTTGCCGCCATGGGGGTCATTCCGAAGGACGAGCTTGAGGGTTTTGTTGTGCTGGGCGAGTTGTCGCTGGATGCCGGAATCCGGCGCGTATCGGGCGTTCTGCCCGCCGCGATGCACGCGAACGAGAACGACCGGAACCTGATCTGTCCGCAGGAATGCGGCGGGGAGGCGGCGTGGGCGGGGACGATTGACATCCTTGCGCCCGCGAATTTGCTGCAGCTGGTGAATCATATCAAGGGCACGCAGGTCATGAGCAAGCCGGAGGCGAAGCTGCGGGATGAGGCCGCTTTCCGCGCGCCGGACCTGTCGGAGGTGCGGGGGCAGGAGACGGCCAAGCGGGCGGTGGAAATTGCTGCAGCCGGGGGGCATAATCTCCTGATGATCGGGCCGCCGGGATCCGGCAAATCCATGCTGGCGAGCTGTCTTCCGGGGATATTGCCGAAGCTTTCGCCGCGAGAGGCGCTGGAGGTTTCGATGATCCATTCGTTGGCCGGAGCCTTGCCCGCCGGGGGATTGCTGCAGCATCGGCCCTTTCGCAACCCGCATCATTCGGCCTCTCAGCCCGCGCTGATCGGCGGGGGGCATAAGGTGAAGCCGGGGGAGATTTCGCTGGCGCATCACGGGGTTCTTTTTCTGGATGAATTGCCGGAATTTGCGCGGGGGACTTTGGAGGCTTTGCGGCAGCCGATGGAAACGGGCGATGCGCTGGTGGCGCGGGCGAACGCGCATATCCGCTATCCGGCGCGGTTTCAGCTTATCGGCGCGATGAATCCGTGCCGCTGCGGGTATCTGGGTGACCCCTCCCAGGAATGCACGAAGGCGCCGCGCTGCGGGTCGGATTATCAGGGGCGGTTGTCCGGCCCCTTACTGGACCGGATCGATCTTCATGTCGATGTGGCCGCGGTCAGTGCGCTGGATCTGCAGGCGCCGGGGAGCGGGGAGGAATCGGCGGTTGTCGCGGGGCGGGTTTTGGCGGCACGGGCGATCCAGAAGGCGCGGTATGAGGGTTTTTCTGCGGAGATTCCGGGGGAGATCAATGCAGTTGCGAGCGGGAAGGTGCTGGAAAGCGTTGCGCCACTGGCCGAGGATGCTAAAGCCCTTATGAATCAGGCAGTTGAGCGGGGAAAACTCTCGGCGCGGGCTTATTACCGGATTTTAAGGGTAGCACGGACGATTGCCGATCTGGCGGGCGGCGGGGATATTTTGGGGCGGGCGGCGGTGGCCGAGGCGCTGAGCTACCGGCGTATCTTCCTGAATTCACTATAG